The DNA segment ACGTTCCAGAGTTTTCAGGCCTTGCCAACTTAATTACGATGCAACGCTTCGCCATATCCTTGGACAAGTGAGCGCCATTGATCGTCAGACACCAGGTAAAGGTGTTAGGCAGTTGTCCTTCACCAACATAATTCTGCTTCCCCGAAATGGTCGAGGAAGTAATCATGGCTTCTAGTCCAGCCTGTGAGAAGTGATGACTTTTGATGTTATCGAGAAGAATGACACGCATCTCTCGCGCGCACGGTGACAAAAGTCTCGTCTTAAAGGCCGAAGCGCTTTCCTCTTGGCTGTACTCGATAAGTCCCCCGAACAGCTGAGCGGCCATGCGAACCAAGGTGGTCTTCCCGACTCCTCGTCCTTGTTCCTCATCATCATCTTGAGCTGTAATGAGAAAGGCCGGTCGTTGTCCCGGAGCGAGGCCGCTGACTAGTGTGAGAAGCAAGGCAAGCAGCAGATGGGCGTCAACCTCAGATGCGGGATTGAACTTCCCCAAGAACTCGAATAGTAGCCTTGTATTTGAATGGGTAATGGCGGGGTGACAGTAGTAGTGACGTGGCAGTGCCGGTTCATGGGGAAAGTTCGCCACTGCATCAAACGGTTCTGCTTGTTGTTGAAATGAGGCAAAGTACTGGCTTGGCGTGACCATTCCCTGGCCCTGACGCCAGATTACCGAGTTCTGATGGCCAGGCAGAATGGAAGCTGCCCACGCCATCAGATGGTCGGTATTATCCAGATAGAGTACCTCATTCTTGTGGCGAACAAACAATTGCTTACCAACCCGCTTGGGGTAACCGCCGGACAGACTGAAGAGCCGTTGTTGAAGCTGATTAACAGAGAGTCCTGTCACAATGGTTTTCTTTGAACCGTCTTCAGACGTAATCTCCTTGCGCATGAAATTTGTTAACTGCTTGGTGATGCTATCTGGCTTGGAAGGTGACACAGCCTGGGTGAGTAATTGCTTAAATGCCTCCGCGCCCTGTGCCACCAGGTAATCATCAATGCCTTGTTTTCTACCTTCCTCCTCTGGTGGTATCTGGACGATTTTGACGATGGC comes from the Planctomycetia bacterium genome and includes:
- a CDS encoding DUF3854 domain-containing protein: MHALRTLTDPEHIKNYLNWKSISRVQELGSCLFIPYHDAHGRRIDYCRLKPTHPPINTKGKASKYLGPKGKPVQVYFPVISRPAYHDSSTPLAITEGEKKALCASILGFTVIGLGGVSCWSNPRKKDSNGKRIGNRELHPALAELPWKQRQVYIVFDSDRTTNHAVQREEYQLATALKAQGAIVKIVQIPPEEEGRKQGIDDYLVAQGAEAFKQLLTQAVSPSKPDSITKQLTNFMRKEITSEDGSKKTIVTGLSVNQLQQRLFSLSGGYPKRVGKQLFVRHKNEVLYLDNTDHLMAWAASILPGHQNSVIWRQGQGMVTPSQYFASFQQQAEPFDAVANFPHEPALPRHYYCHPAITHSNTRLLFEFLGKFNPASEVDAHLLLALLLTLVSGLAPGQRPAFLITAQDDDEEQGRGVGKTTLVRMAAQLFGGLIEYSQEESASAFKTRLLSPCAREMRVILLDNIKSHHFSQAGLEAMITSSTISGKQNYVGEGQLPNTFTWCLTINGAHLSKDMAKRCIVIKLARPENSGTWESDTQQFIEVHRWEIIGGLITMLKRPPLRLEKFSRWGEWEKLVLSCLSAPQECQRVIHERQLGIDDDEEEKLLVQDGIQEFLKEQGLDPLKHSAFISSLRMAEVVNRVTGMKRPTNRVSSYLSQLNIPELRKSDRGTARGWMYVPAGSNPDRVVHQLK